In one Mycoplasmopsis canis PG 14 genomic region, the following are encoded:
- a CDS encoding N-acetylmuramic acid 6-phosphate etherase produces the protein MDNLDKLEIKDLVDIFSESTADVYLAITKAKKNLEKATKIISNSIKNGGKIIYVGAGSSGRIGLVDALDVIPTFNERNWFLYSMAGGEPAVLDSLEGFEDDYELGVADAKKNKISEKDIVVGLSASGNTKYVAGFFDYSRKMGAKNILIENKQGGRCENLSDLIIFIDTGQEIIEGSTRLKSATAQKIILNMFSSIAAIKNNKVFNNLMIDVTPINEKLVQRSIDIISTIMGCSLHKAQQAYEESQRNIKLACIMIKYNLDIKKAKILLDKHKNNLREALENGNDN, from the coding sequence ATGGATAATTTAGATAAATTAGAAATAAAAGATTTGGTTGATATTTTTTCTGAATCAACAGCCGATGTTTATTTGGCAATCACTAAGGCTAAAAAAAATCTTGAAAAAGCAACAAAAATCATTTCTAATTCTATAAAAAATGGTGGAAAAATAATTTATGTAGGAGCAGGTTCTAGCGGAAGAATTGGTCTTGTTGATGCATTAGATGTTATTCCTACTTTTAATGAAAGAAATTGATTCTTATATTCTATGGCAGGTGGTGAACCGGCAGTTTTAGATTCATTAGAAGGATTTGAAGATGATTACGAATTAGGCGTTGCAGATGCTAAAAAAAATAAAATTAGCGAAAAAGATATTGTTGTTGGATTATCTGCTTCAGGTAATACCAAATATGTTGCAGGTTTTTTTGATTACTCAAGAAAAATGGGGGCAAAAAATATTTTAATCGAAAATAAACAAGGTGGTAGGTGTGAAAATTTAAGCGATTTAATTATTTTTATAGATACCGGACAAGAGATTATAGAGGGATCTACTCGCTTAAAATCTGCTACAGCACAAAAAATCATATTGAATATGTTTTCATCAATTGCTGCAATAAAAAATAATAAAGTATTCAATAATTTAATGATAGATGTTACTCCAATTAATGAAAAATTAGTTCAAAGGAGTATTGATATAATTTCTACAATAATGGGCTGTTCATTACATAAGGCACAACAAGCATATGAAGAATCCCAAAGAAATATTAAATTAGCTTGCATCATGATAAAATACAATTTAGATATTAAAAAAGCAAAAATTTTACTAGACAAGCACAAAAACAACTTAAGAGAGGCATTAGAAAATGGAAACGATAATTAG
- a CDS encoding PTS transporter subunit EIIC translates to MMTATHSQPQQSFFKRIMQLLSKVGSTLMFPIAILPVAAILLRIGAEIPTATAFARVVQTITIKGGGIVFDNLHLIFAVGLAFGFTKDKRGEAAFAGLIGVLITTFLVPFLVKEIYGSINLGEEIVVLNDKKEVVSRTLGFEAIFGGKFNAVLGQNILTSIFVGALVAWIYNKTNTVELPKVLGFFSGKRLIPALTIIAATVFSIGWAIIFPWVAYVIYAISKALSDATAVGETATIGTRFTRASIMGVYGFINRLLIPFGLHHIPNNLFWFQLGSWAKEGGQAGETVNGDIFIFLSGVAKNNPGGIFQAGFFPMMMFGLPALVVAFAYTAESKEQKTKVIALFGSAALVSFLSGITEPIEFAFLYASPLLYFVHAVLTGIFAFITGAFGIQLGFGFSAGLIDFITSIPKSMAIINESGFTGASRVFANPAWIIPIGILTAATYFFVGKILITKLNLSTPGRGAGVILQEEGQEESQTTSSSQLSAKGKQIVKGFGGWDNIVEYNNCSTRLRYVVKDGSKVNEEEIKKAGAFGLAKMSDTSFQAIIGVEAESLNNEIVSHIGEEL, encoded by the coding sequence ATGATGACAGCTACACATTCTCAACCACAACAAAGCTTTTTCAAGAGAATTATGCAGCTCCTATCAAAAGTAGGGTCTACATTAATGTTCCCAATCGCTATTTTGCCAGTTGCAGCTATTCTTTTAAGAATTGGGGCTGAAATCCCTACTGCAACAGCATTTGCAAGAGTAGTGCAAACTATTACAATTAAAGGTGGAGGTATCGTTTTTGATAACTTACACCTAATATTCGCAGTTGGTTTAGCTTTTGGATTTACAAAAGATAAACGTGGAGAGGCTGCGTTCGCAGGATTAATAGGTGTATTAATCACAACTTTCTTAGTTCCATTTTTAGTAAAAGAAATTTATGGATCAATTAACCTAGGAGAGGAAATTGTTGTTTTAAACGACAAAAAAGAAGTTGTTTCAAGAACATTAGGTTTTGAAGCGATATTTGGTGGTAAATTTAATGCTGTTTTAGGGCAAAACATTTTAACTTCTATTTTTGTCGGAGCATTAGTTGCTTGAATTTACAATAAAACAAATACAGTTGAATTACCTAAAGTATTAGGATTCTTCTCAGGAAAAAGATTAATTCCTGCTTTAACAATAATTGCTGCAACAGTATTTTCAATTGGATGAGCAATCATTTTCCCATGAGTTGCATATGTTATTTATGCAATTTCAAAAGCTCTATCAGATGCTACAGCTGTTGGAGAAACAGCTACAATTGGTACTAGATTTACTAGAGCATCAATTATGGGTGTTTACGGATTTATTAACCGTTTATTAATTCCTTTTGGTTTACACCACATTCCAAACAACTTATTCTGATTCCAATTAGGATCATGAGCTAAAGAAGGTGGTCAAGCAGGAGAAACAGTTAATGGAGATATTTTCATTTTCTTAAGTGGGGTTGCTAAAAATAACCCTGGTGGAATCTTCCAAGCTGGATTTTTCCCAATGATGATGTTTGGATTACCAGCATTAGTTGTAGCTTTTGCATATACTGCTGAAAGCAAAGAACAAAAAACAAAAGTAATTGCTTTATTTGGTTCAGCTGCTCTTGTTAGTTTCTTATCTGGTATTACAGAACCAATTGAATTTGCATTCTTATATGCATCACCACTTCTATACTTTGTTCATGCAGTCTTAACAGGAATATTTGCATTTATTACAGGTGCTTTTGGTATTCAATTAGGGTTTGGTTTCTCAGCTGGATTAATCGACTTCATTACATCAATTCCAAAATCAATGGCAATTATTAATGAGTCAGGATTCACAGGTGCTTCAAGAGTATTTGCTAACCCAGCATGAATTATTCCTATCGGAATTTTAACAGCTGCAACATACTTCTTTGTTGGAAAAATTTTAATTACAAAATTAAACTTAAGTACACCAGGTAGAGGTGCAGGTGTAATACTTCAAGAAGAAGGGCAAGAAGAATCACAAACAACTAGTTCATCTCAATTATCTGCAAAAGGAAAACAAATTGTTAAAGGATTTGGTGGGTGAGATAACATTGTTGAATACAATAATTGTTCAACAAGATTAAGATATGTTGTCAAAGATGGTTCAAAAGTAAATGAAGAAGAAATTAAAAAAGCAGGTGCATTTGGTCTTGCTAAAATGTCTGACACTTCATTCCAAGCAATTATTGGAGTTGAAGCAGAAAGTCTAAATAATGAAATTGTTTCACATATAGGTGAAGAATTATAA
- the ileS gene encoding isoleucine--tRNA ligase — translation MDYKNTLNMPQTDFEMRANLTAKEEKIRKEIEEKNIYNKAILKNKNNEKFVLHDGPPYANGDIHIGHALNKILKDIIVRYKTIKGYYSPFVLGWDTHGLPIEHKMLSTANLNKEDLNAVTLRKRAAEYAREQIKNQKEQFASLQLFTNMDKIYVTMEKEYEVEQLKVLKKLTLDGLVYKALKPVYWSPSSQSALAESEVEYHDVISPSIFVSFKILSSEFSKIKEEDNLIIWTTTPWTLIANAGVAVGSEINYSRVQVKNKFYLIATDLVDNVASTIGWEEYKIVDSFLGKEINGVKYETPILKATAPVVLGHHVTTESGSGLVHIAPLFGEDDFQIGKLNSLEMIMHISDKGYIYNTNTSFDGMFYEDANKSISEFLGERMLNFKRFKHSYPHDWRTHKPIIFRGTPQWFVSIDKIRDKILYQIEHNVKTHSEWAKKRLMKMIENRNDWTISRQRSWGVPLIFFYDQNDNPIINEEIFDYVIDLVSKFGSDVWWERETDELLPEKFRNKGFKREMDIMDVWFDSGVSSVAADIDNGFSSSPYDAYLEGSDQYRGWFNSSIINSVAYKGTTPYINLISHGFTLDHKGEKMSKSKGNTISPLDVVKKRGADILRLWVANSEYTNDVTISDQILDQNTEIYRKIRNTIRFLLGNLSGYKYNKETKREGIHSFIKEQLEELKYNVQVAYDQFKFINVVKLINNYIVDLSSFYLSVTKDILYIREFNDKERLMTLANMYEIVEFLIIALAPILPTTSEEAYSFLPKENKQESVMLETLETLNSSSFNKEVLNKYNSFFELRDSVNILIENAIKSGLVKRSNELELFLDLNKFKDYSNLDLKTLLSVGKVTNSDKFFAEKFDSIKCQRCWNHFIKDEIKNDLCLDCYGIINKNIK, via the coding sequence ATGGATTATAAAAATACTCTGAATATGCCTCAAACAGACTTTGAAATGAGAGCAAATTTAACAGCTAAAGAAGAAAAAATAAGAAAAGAAATAGAAGAGAAAAATATTTATAATAAAGCAATATTAAAAAATAAGAATAATGAAAAGTTTGTGTTACATGATGGACCTCCATACGCTAATGGTGATATTCATATTGGTCATGCATTAAACAAAATTTTAAAAGACATTATTGTTAGATACAAAACAATTAAGGGTTATTATTCACCATTTGTTTTAGGTTGAGATACTCATGGATTACCTATTGAACATAAAATGCTTTCAACAGCCAATTTAAATAAAGAAGATTTAAATGCTGTTACTTTAAGAAAAAGAGCCGCAGAATATGCGAGAGAACAAATAAAAAATCAAAAAGAACAATTTGCTTCATTACAATTATTCACGAACATGGATAAGATTTATGTAACAATGGAAAAAGAGTATGAAGTTGAACAATTAAAGGTTCTTAAAAAATTAACTTTAGATGGCTTGGTTTATAAGGCATTAAAGCCAGTTTATTGATCTCCAAGTTCGCAAAGTGCTTTAGCAGAATCTGAAGTTGAATATCATGATGTTATATCTCCTTCTATTTTTGTTTCTTTCAAAATATTAAGTTCTGAATTTTCTAAAATTAAAGAAGAAGATAACTTAATTATATGAACAACAACTCCTTGAACATTAATTGCAAATGCAGGTGTTGCTGTTGGTAGTGAAATTAATTATTCAAGAGTTCAAGTAAAAAATAAGTTTTATTTAATTGCTACTGATTTGGTTGATAATGTTGCTTCAACAATAGGTTGAGAAGAATATAAAATTGTTGATTCATTTTTAGGGAAAGAGATTAATGGAGTTAAATATGAAACTCCAATTTTAAAAGCAACTGCTCCAGTGGTTTTAGGACATCACGTTACAACCGAGAGTGGTTCTGGTTTAGTTCATATAGCCCCTTTATTTGGTGAAGATGATTTCCAAATAGGTAAGCTAAATAGTCTTGAAATGATTATGCATATTTCTGATAAAGGGTATATTTATAACACTAATACATCATTTGACGGAATGTTTTATGAGGATGCTAATAAATCAATTTCTGAATTCCTTGGTGAAAGAATGTTGAATTTTAAAAGATTTAAACATTCATACCCACATGATTGAAGAACACATAAACCTATAATTTTTAGAGGAACTCCTCAATGATTTGTTTCTATTGATAAAATAAGAGATAAAATTTTATACCAAATTGAACACAATGTTAAGACTCATTCAGAATGAGCAAAAAAACGTTTGATGAAAATGATTGAAAATAGAAATGATTGAACTATTTCAAGACAACGTTCATGAGGTGTACCTTTAATTTTCTTTTATGATCAAAATGATAATCCGATAATAAATGAAGAAATTTTCGATTATGTAATTGATTTAGTTTCTAAATTCGGGAGTGATGTTTGATGAGAAAGAGAAACTGATGAGTTATTACCTGAAAAATTTAGAAATAAAGGTTTCAAAAGAGAAATGGATATAATGGATGTTTGGTTTGATTCAGGTGTATCATCTGTTGCTGCTGATATTGATAATGGATTTAGTTCATCTCCATATGATGCATACTTAGAAGGATCAGACCAATACCGTGGTTGATTTAATTCGTCAATTATTAATTCTGTCGCTTATAAAGGTACTACACCATATATAAATTTAATTTCGCATGGATTTACTTTAGATCATAAGGGCGAAAAAATGTCTAAATCTAAAGGAAATACTATTTCGCCTTTAGATGTAGTAAAAAAACGTGGCGCAGACATACTAAGGTTATGAGTGGCAAATAGTGAGTACACAAATGATGTCACTATTTCAGATCAAATACTTGATCAAAATACAGAAATATATCGTAAAATAAGAAATACAATTAGATTCCTTCTAGGGAATTTAAGTGGTTATAAATATAATAAAGAAACAAAAAGAGAAGGCATTCATTCATTTATAAAAGAACAATTGGAAGAGTTAAAATATAATGTTCAAGTAGCTTATGATCAATTTAAATTTATAAATGTTGTTAAATTAATTAATAATTATATTGTTGATTTATCTAGTTTTTATTTATCAGTTACTAAAGACATTTTGTATATTCGTGAATTCAATGATAAAGAGCGCTTAATGACACTAGCTAATATGTATGAGATTGTTGAATTTTTAATCATAGCATTAGCTCCAATATTACCAACAACTTCAGAAGAAGCATACTCATTTTTACCTAAGGAAAATAAACAAGAATCTGTTATGTTAGAAACACTAGAAACACTTAATTCAAGTAGTTTTAATAAGGAAGTATTGAATAAATATAACTCATTCTTTGAGTTGAGAGATAGTGTTAACATTTTAATTGAAAATGCTATTAAATCAGGATTGGTAAAGAGATCTAATGAATTGGAATTGTTTTTAGACCTTAATAAATTTAAAGACTATAGTAACCTAGATTTAAAAACATTATTGTCGGTTGGAAAAGTTACAAATTCTGATAAGTTTTTTGCAGAAAAATTTGACTCAATAAAATGTCAAAGATGTTGAAATCACTTTATTAAAGATGAAATAAAAAATGATTTATGTTTAGATTGTTATGGAATTATCAATAAAAATATTAAATAA
- the nagA gene encoding N-acetylglucosamine-6-phosphate deacetylase: METIISNVKIVNHDETINNADIIIENNYIKSIIKKSGEGTRIAVPGFIDTHIHGLYNYDVMEGSKALEIISYQLAKNGTTSFMPTAMTNSWKNILSSLSNMSENKVWYSRNLGFHIEGPFIGLAKKGAHKPEYLLKANKSKIHQLVKASNFNLKKISFDPKMMSLKTFDYLKDQWKIIGSIGHTDASYKISQDFFDRGCNMVCHLWNAMSGVDSRNPGLAQAALANDNVYTEVIIDLVHSSKETIHFTIKNKTVDKVIAVSDAIKPAYYMDGENISGDTKVFKKGKLITLVGTNTIAGSGIVIHDSFVNLVKIGYSLNDAVKITSYNAAKHLGHNKIGQLKENYFADIVLMNPKSLKIKTVYVDGKKVR; encoded by the coding sequence ATGGAAACGATAATTAGTAATGTAAAGATTGTAAATCATGACGAAACTATAAATAATGCTGATATTATTATCGAAAATAATTATATAAAAAGCATTATTAAAAAAAGTGGTGAAGGAACGAGGATTGCAGTACCAGGCTTTATTGACACACATATACACGGCTTATATAATTACGATGTTATGGAGGGTTCTAAAGCTCTTGAAATTATTTCCTATCAGTTAGCAAAAAATGGTACGACATCATTTATGCCTACTGCAATGACTAATTCATGAAAAAACATCCTTTCTTCACTTTCTAATATGTCAGAGAACAAAGTTTGATATTCAAGAAATCTTGGATTTCACATAGAAGGTCCATTTATCGGATTAGCAAAAAAAGGAGCGCATAAACCCGAGTATTTACTAAAGGCTAATAAATCTAAAATTCATCAGTTAGTTAAAGCAAGTAACTTCAATTTAAAGAAAATATCATTTGATCCTAAAATGATGTCTTTAAAAACATTTGACTATTTAAAAGATCAATGAAAGATAATTGGTTCTATTGGACATACTGATGCATCTTATAAAATTTCACAAGATTTTTTTGATAGAGGATGTAATATGGTTTGCCACCTTTGAAATGCTATGTCTGGTGTTGATTCAAGAAATCCAGGGCTAGCTCAAGCTGCTTTAGCGAATGATAATGTTTATACAGAAGTTATTATCGATTTAGTTCATTCATCCAAAGAGACTATTCACTTTACAATAAAAAACAAAACTGTTGATAAAGTAATTGCTGTGTCTGATGCTATAAAGCCTGCATATTATATGGATGGAGAAAATATTTCGGGAGATACTAAGGTATTTAAAAAAGGTAAATTAATTACCCTAGTAGGAACAAACACAATTGCTGGTTCAGGAATTGTCATTCATGATTCATTTGTTAATTTAGTAAAAATAGGATACTCATTAAATGATGCTGTTAAAATTACTTCATATAATGCCGCAAAACATTTAGGACACAATAAAATAGGTCAATTAAAAGAAAACTATTTTGCTGATATTGTTTTGATGAATCCAAAAAGTTTAAAAATTAAGACAGTCTATGTAGACGGAAAAAAGGTAAGATAA
- the nagB gene encoding glucosamine-6-phosphate deaminase, which yields MRVLIKPTKEREAEFAAQLIKEEILKKPDLKICFATGNSPINTYKNLIQMHKNGELSFAKVTSFNLDEYVGIPRENECSYHYFMHETLFNHIDIKKDNINLPNGNGNIVKNAQDYEQLIRNKGGIDLMILGIGTNAHIAFNEPGSLLTERTREVKLTQSTINSNKIYFKNENDVPKTAISMGIKTILEAKKIILLADGDSKAQAIYDTIYAQIDPKTPSSFLRLHNDVTLIIDEYAAKKIIK from the coding sequence ATGAGAGTATTAATAAAACCAACAAAAGAAAGAGAAGCAGAATTTGCTGCTCAATTAATTAAAGAAGAAATTCTTAAAAAACCAGATTTAAAAATTTGTTTTGCAACAGGAAATTCTCCTATAAATACATATAAAAATTTAATTCAAATGCACAAAAATGGAGAATTATCATTTGCAAAAGTAACATCTTTTAATTTAGATGAGTATGTAGGTATTCCTAGAGAAAATGAATGTTCATATCACTATTTTATGCATGAAACACTTTTTAATCATATCGACATAAAAAAAGACAATATTAATTTACCAAATGGAAATGGTAATATAGTAAAAAATGCCCAAGATTATGAACAACTAATTAGAAATAAAGGCGGAATTGATTTAATGATACTTGGTATTGGTACAAATGCACACATAGCATTCAATGAACCTGGATCTCTACTAACAGAAAGAACAAGAGAAGTTAAATTAACGCAAAGCACAATTAACTCAAATAAAATATACTTTAAAAATGAAAATGATGTACCTAAAACAGCTATATCTATGGGGATTAAAACAATTTTAGAAGCTAAAAAAATAATTTTATTAGCTGATGGAGATTCAAAAGCGCAAGCTATATACGATACAATCTATGCTCAAATTGACCCGAAAACCCCTTCTAGTTTCTTGAGATTACACAATGATGTTACATTAATCATTGATGAATATGCTGCTAAAAAAATAATAAAATAA
- a CDS encoding YitT family protein, whose protein sequence is MKSHKNLKNTIKDACCKALKIKKNDVSKNDEVVDPEIHLNSIDVEVHKLKYKMGQYLYNSKSEKISFKLFFKRYWFKVIILFLAATIFNAGIQIFLKSAETIPSGVTGIPTLIQYAVPSTEPYFALIYLGCNVPLFLIFGRHIKRSFVFLTIIFMIFQIVTNFFFTQEKIVHWFHQNIKLTQRYESYTDWSSLIYTAIGASLIGVGIAMSWKVGGSTGGTDIIGYYFSTRSKKSVGQVLSVIGFATAIIFLIIFAFVKPNYLKDEPLSVDAVLKLSKNEYAELHDYKGIQQTYEEVSKRYEILFQNYKESRIYFGMREVSTFFYIIVVNLVINLLYPKYKKVSMTIVSTNPQKVLAYFKLINYWHSYRIESFQSGYTGQENFKITTVMLSLETNHIIQDLKMIDPKIWISVQNVSRIVGSFTTDFVE, encoded by the coding sequence ATGAAATCACATAAAAACTTAAAAAATACTATTAAAGATGCTTGTTGTAAAGCTCTTAAAATTAAAAAAAACGATGTTTCAAAGAATGATGAAGTAGTTGATCCAGAAATACATTTAAATTCAATTGATGTTGAAGTACATAAATTGAAATATAAAATGGGACAATACTTGTATAATTCTAAGTCTGAAAAAATTTCATTTAAGCTTTTCTTCAAGAGGTATTGATTTAAAGTAATAATTTTATTTTTAGCAGCAACTATTTTTAATGCAGGTATTCAAATATTTTTAAAAAGTGCAGAAACCATCCCGTCTGGAGTAACAGGTATTCCAACATTGATACAATATGCAGTCCCTTCAACTGAACCATACTTTGCCTTAATTTATTTAGGATGTAATGTGCCACTATTTTTAATATTTGGACGCCACATAAAGAGAAGTTTTGTATTTTTAACTATTATTTTTATGATATTTCAGATTGTCACAAATTTCTTTTTCACTCAAGAAAAAATAGTTCATTGATTTCATCAAAATATTAAATTAACTCAGAGATATGAGTCTTATACTGATTGAAGTAGCTTAATATATACTGCAATTGGTGCTTCATTAATTGGTGTTGGTATAGCAATGTCATGAAAAGTTGGAGGATCAACAGGTGGAACTGATATTATTGGTTATTATTTTTCTACTAGATCAAAGAAAAGTGTAGGTCAAGTTTTATCAGTTATTGGATTTGCTACTGCTATAATCTTTTTGATTATATTTGCTTTTGTTAAACCAAATTATTTAAAAGACGAACCGCTTTCAGTGGATGCAGTTCTTAAATTAAGTAAAAATGAATATGCAGAGTTGCATGATTATAAAGGTATTCAGCAAACATATGAAGAAGTCTCAAAGAGATACGAAATTCTTTTTCAAAACTACAAAGAATCAAGAATATATTTCGGAATGCGTGAAGTTAGTACATTCTTTTATATAATTGTTGTTAATTTAGTTATTAACTTGTTGTATCCAAAGTACAAAAAAGTTTCAATGACAATTGTAAGCACAAACCCTCAAAAAGTTTTAGCTTATTTTAAGTTAATTAATTATTGACATTCATATAGAATTGAAAGTTTTCAATCTGGATATACTGGTCAAGAAAATTTTAAAATAACTACCGTTATGTTATCTTTAGAAACCAATCATATTATTCAAGATTTAAAAATGATAGATCCTAAAATATGGATTTCAGTACAAAATGTTTCGAGAATTGTTGGTAGTTTTACAACAGATTTTGTGGAATAA
- a CDS encoding signal peptidase II: MELSIKILNKFFKEVKERKFKILVAYIIFLTSFILFLAFDQVSKTLLFEHGSVNEGEYIGQDLFVRLFNGKKVLAESIYPSDPNNWVNYKIIGIRSIWHGGVTFLKTRNQTFIQGLSIIFLIILPISLIFKQKHYKISAFLIGLVLAGTSGNMIDRFVFNGHVKDIIFLPFIKDRGTFNIADAEIMLGILLFVIYSFSQSLFKKKPSNIQHLIV; encoded by the coding sequence ATGGAATTATCAATAAAAATATTAAATAAATTTTTTAAAGAAGTTAAAGAAAGAAAATTTAAAATTTTAGTAGCTTATATAATATTTTTAACTTCTTTTATTCTTTTTTTAGCATTCGATCAAGTTTCTAAAACTTTATTATTTGAACATGGTTCTGTAAACGAAGGTGAGTATATTGGTCAAGACTTATTTGTTAGATTATTTAACGGAAAAAAGGTATTGGCTGAAAGTATTTATCCTAGTGACCCAAACAATTGAGTTAACTATAAGATTATTGGAATTAGAAGTATATGACACGGAGGAGTAACATTTCTTAAAACAAGGAATCAAACTTTTATTCAAGGGTTAAGCATAATCTTTTTAATAATTCTTCCTATAAGTTTAATATTTAAGCAAAAACACTATAAAATCTCTGCTTTCCTAATTGGTTTAGTATTGGCAGGAACATCCGGTAATATGATTGATAGGTTTGTATTCAATGGGCACGTTAAAGATATCATCTTTTTACCATTTATAAAAGATAGAGGTACTTTTAATATTGCTGACGCAGAGATTATGTTGGGAATTTTGCTTTTTGTAATCTATTCATTTTCTCAGTCATTATTTAAGAAAAAACCTTCAAATATACAACATTTAATTGTTTAA
- the ptsP gene encoding phosphoenolpyruvate--protein phosphotransferase has translation MIIKGIGASKGVAIAKIFKIEELPVDVTQKTNNVEGELNLYSSARSRVVDKIEKTKKLAKDPEHATIFDAHIGFVLDPFAIETIESNIKNNSETAEFAVKEFYTGFAETFAALDDPYLKERAADIKDVLKKLLYILNGLEEPDLANISEEVIIVAEDLSPSQTVQLNKQFVKGFATNIGGPTSHTAIMARSLGIPSVVGANGIMNNSKSGDLVALDGSKGEVIINPNKEEQERYLIEREKYLNYLKMLKSLKGKESKTLDNHHVELAANIGTPKDLFSVIENDGEGIGLFRSEFLYMDNDHWPTEDEQFEAYKTVVKGMNGKRVVIRTLDIGGDKTLKYFKFPEEMNPFLGYRAIRFCLQNPDIFKTQLRALVRSSEFGKVAIMFPMITNVKEFLDAKKIFIEAYNEVYKINKNIKPIEDIEVGLMMETPAAAILSDKFSEHADFVSIGTNDLIQYSMAADRMNENISYLYQPLNPSILRLIKHVIDGAHKHGKWAGMCGEMAGDKRAVPLLIGLGLDEFSMSASNILATRELVNSLEYKKMKSLAEKAIELSTMEEVLELLKKEL, from the coding sequence ATGATAATAAAAGGAATCGGAGCTTCAAAAGGTGTAGCAATTGCTAAAATTTTTAAAATTGAAGAACTCCCAGTTGATGTAACACAAAAAACAAATAATGTGGAGGGTGAATTAAATCTTTATTCTTCAGCAAGAAGTAGAGTTGTAGATAAAATAGAAAAAACCAAAAAGCTCGCTAAAGACCCAGAACATGCAACTATCTTTGATGCGCATATAGGATTTGTTCTTGATCCATTTGCAATAGAAACAATTGAATCAAATATAAAAAATAATTCAGAAACAGCCGAATTTGCTGTTAAAGAATTCTATACAGGTTTTGCAGAAACATTTGCGGCATTAGATGATCCATATCTAAAAGAAAGAGCCGCAGATATTAAAGATGTATTAAAAAAATTATTATATATTTTAAACGGACTAGAAGAACCTGATTTAGCTAATATTTCTGAAGAAGTGATTATTGTCGCAGAGGACTTAAGTCCTTCTCAAACTGTTCAATTAAATAAACAATTTGTAAAAGGTTTTGCAACTAATATCGGTGGTCCAACTTCGCATACAGCCATTATGGCAAGAAGCTTAGGCATACCTTCAGTTGTGGGAGCAAATGGAATTATGAATAATTCAAAATCCGGAGACCTAGTAGCTTTGGATGGTTCAAAAGGTGAAGTTATTATAAATCCTAACAAAGAAGAACAAGAAAGATATTTAATCGAAAGAGAAAAGTACTTAAATTATCTAAAAATGTTAAAATCATTAAAAGGTAAAGAAAGCAAAACATTAGATAATCACCACGTAGAGTTAGCAGCAAATATCGGAACTCCTAAAGATTTATTTTCTGTTATAGAAAATGATGGTGAGGGCATTGGACTATTTAGATCTGAATTTCTTTACATGGACAACGATCATTGACCAACTGAAGATGAACAATTCGAAGCTTACAAAACAGTTGTCAAAGGAATGAATGGTAAAAGGGTGGTTATTAGAACATTAGATATTGGTGGTGATAAAACACTAAAATATTTCAAATTCCCAGAAGAAATGAATCCTTTCTTAGGATATAGAGCTATTAGATTTTGCTTACAAAATCCAGATATATTCAAAACCCAATTAAGAGCATTGGTAAGATCTAGTGAATTTGGTAAAGTTGCAATTATGTTTCCTATGATCACAAATGTCAAAGAATTTTTAGATGCTAAAAAAATCTTTATAGAAGCATATAATGAAGTGTACAAAATTAATAAGAATATTAAACCAATTGAAGATATCGAAGTTGGCTTAATGATGGAAACTCCTGCAGCAGCTATTTTGTCCGATAAGTTTTCAGAGCATGCTGATTTTGTTTCAATCGGTACTAATGACTTAATCCAATATTCAATGGCAGCTGATAGAATGAATGAAAATATTTCTTACTTATATCAACCATTAAATCCATCTATTTTAAGATTAATAAAACATGTTATAGACGGGGCGCACAAACACGGTAAATGAGCAGGAATGTGTGGTGAAATGGCAGGCGATAAAAGAGCAGTACCATTATTAATTGGTCTTGGTTTAGATGAATTTTCAATGAGTGCAAGTAATATTTTAGCAACAAGAGAGTTAGTTAATTCTTTAGAATATAAAAAAATGAAATCTTTAGCCGAAAAAGCAATCGAACTGAGTACAATGGAAGAAGTTCTAGAATTATTGAAAAAAGAATTATAA